The following coding sequences lie in one Cannabis sativa cultivar Pink pepper isolate KNU-18-1 chromosome 5, ASM2916894v1, whole genome shotgun sequence genomic window:
- the LOC133038500 gene encoding uncharacterized protein LOC133038500 produces MSIFLLPLETIRELESLLSKFWWQFSTSSTNSTIGFNPNFVWRSVLEAQQLVSKGVRWTIEDGKNIIAVLGEPWLPNKLNPMVISSNPSLIGAKASNLLNMNGTDWDTEVLADLLSNVIKT; encoded by the exons ATGAGTATCTTCTTGTTACCTTTGGAGACCATTAGAGAGTTGGAGAGTTTATTGTCAAAGTTTTGGTGGCAATTCTCTACTAGCTCTACTAATA GTACCATTGGATTCAATCCGAATTTTGTTTGGCGTAGTGTTTTAGAGGCGCAACAGTTAGTATCAAAAGGGGTTCGGTGGACTATTGAAGATGGTAAAAACATTATTGCAGTTTTGGGTGAACCTTGGCTCCCTAATAAACTGAACCCGATGGTTATCTCCTCTAATCCTAGCCTTATTGGGGCTAAAGCTAGTAATCTTCTGAACATGAATGGTACAGATTGGGATACTGAAGTGCTAGCTGATCTTTTGAGCAATGTGATCAAGACTTGA